One stretch of Emys orbicularis isolate rEmyOrb1 chromosome 7, rEmyOrb1.hap1, whole genome shotgun sequence DNA includes these proteins:
- the LOC135881463 gene encoding dual specificity protein phosphatase 13B-like: protein MLHTKSYSSETSSQAPYETPALSDLQKLFWFRGGSDNHLDQVWPNLFLGDVWAARSKATLQNLNITHILNAADGPYSINTGARYYKDLQVAYHGVEAFDDPSFDLSIFFYDAANFIHKALHTPGGKVFVYCAMGISRSASLVLAFLMIHENMTLVEALKMVNSHREICPNTGFLSQLRDLDIKLNEKRKGVRESASKEP from the exons ATGCTTCACACCAAGAGCTATTCCTCTGAAACCAGCAGCCAGGCACCATATGAAACACCAGCACTATCTGACCTTCAGAAGCTGTTCTGGTTCAGAGGAGGGTCTGACAATCATTTGGATCAAGTCTGGCCAAACCTATTCCTGGGAGACGT CTGGGCTGCTAGAAGTAAAGCAACTCTTCAAAATCTCAATATTACTCACATCCTTAATGCAGCAGATGGGCCATACAGTATCAACACAGGAGCCAGATATTACAAAGATCTGCAAGTAGCGTACCACGGAGTAGAAGCGTTCGATGACCCTTCCTTTGATTTAAGTATCTTTTTCTATGATGCGGCTAATTTCATACACAAAGCCTTACACACACCAGGAG GTAAAGTGTTCGTTTACTGTGCCATGGGGATAAGCCGCTCTGCATCTTTAGTGCTCGCTTTTTTAATGATCCATGAAAACATGACGCTTGTGGAGGCTTTAAAAATGGTGAATTCTCACAGAGAGATCTGCCCAAATACAGGATTCCTGAGCCAGCTCCGAGACCTGGACATCAAATTAAATGAAAAGAGGAAAGGAGTTAGAGAATCTGCCAGCAAAGAACCATAA